The following proteins are co-located in the Bosea sp. AS-1 genome:
- a CDS encoding glycoside hydrolase/phage tail family protein, whose product MATLLLQVAGAALGTALGGAVGGAIGQALGGLAGASIDQTCLGGVGGNKAVEGPRLKEVNGLAATEGAAIPRVYGRARLGGQLIWATRFEEEIQLSITRNKSGGKGGRSQKTYETTYSYFANLAIGLCEGSIAFVRRIWVDGREFDVNTVTMRVHHGHEAQDPDPLILAKEAGEAPAYRGLAYVVFERFPLADYGNRIPQFDFEVVRAVDGLGAMIRAVALTPGAGEFVYDTRPVSHEPEPGVTESLTRHQLYGGTDVDAALGHLVSLCPNLRRVSLVVTWFGDDLRAGSCTVAPRVEIPHKPTVGAEWSVAGLSRAAARPVSQIEGRPAFGGTPSDESVIALIRRLRFDYGLEVVLYPFLMMDIPAGNDLPDPVTGAVGQPRYPWRGRITCDPAPGRDGSPEGTSDLAAQVAAFVGTVAPVDMSAAGSSVACAKPAEWSYRRLVMHCAMLAQAAGGVEGFVIGSELLGLTQLRGSSGYPMADHLVAIADDVHAILPATTLTYAADWTEYGADVRNGGNDIDFPLDPLWSSPAIGAIGIDYYPPLSDWRDSATHADAAIAAGPADLAYLRGRLTSGEAYDWYYADEAGRVAQERLPIADGAYGKPWLFRPKDLVGWWSNPHIRRADGVETSSTAFVPGAKPIWLTEIGVPAVDKGGNAPNVFPDMKSAEGGVPPFSSGARDDLVQARALEGIISGFDPARAGFEAVRNPVHPVTGIRMVDPAHIFVWNWDVRPFPAFPDLGGVWADGGNFETGHWLNGRLEGTPVDRLVAKLIADFGLPPADRIAVDGFLDGYVLDRPLSARQALEPLAQTFGFDAVMSSGALRFEDRGGMVSRRLGSDDLILDRDGEPFSLRRMQETELPLELRLGFSDGENGYRNAAARSRRLAGAARREVAVETAIVTRPAEGQRLADQRLQEAWAARETLECEISPRCLDLEPGDVVAVPVNGADRLFRITRLADGPSRRLSARLVEPAIYRTTGIKGAERTPRSPPPLPGRPLVAPLALPIAVRQPPALLSLAAFAAPWPGALAIWRADEVGLFDLAGFVEAPSIVGETLTDFPPGPLWRGDRRAVLEVRLRGGVLSSVPIESALAGANALALIDEAGEIELVTAAQVELIGPQRFRLSGFIRGLGGSEAAARRLLPAGARLVVLDGSAVTLTSDLADLGRRLRYRVGPARHDVGDPTMAEFSTEVAGAALLPLAPVRVKARRTEAGIALSWLRRTRVDGDSWDLLDVPLGEESERYEVAILDGEAIAHSATVNESGWLYPAEREILDFGSPQLEIAISLRQLSATVGGGHEWRGRIAVG is encoded by the coding sequence ATGGCGACGCTTCTTCTGCAGGTGGCGGGTGCTGCGCTGGGCACGGCGCTCGGGGGGGCGGTGGGCGGAGCCATCGGGCAGGCGCTCGGAGGCCTCGCTGGAGCGAGCATCGACCAGACCTGCCTCGGCGGTGTCGGCGGCAACAAAGCTGTCGAGGGGCCGCGGCTGAAGGAGGTCAATGGCCTCGCCGCCACCGAAGGTGCCGCGATCCCGCGCGTTTACGGCCGGGCCCGGCTCGGCGGCCAGCTCATCTGGGCGACGCGCTTCGAGGAGGAGATCCAGCTCTCGATCACCCGCAACAAGAGCGGCGGCAAGGGTGGACGTTCGCAGAAGACCTACGAGACGACCTATAGCTATTTTGCCAATCTGGCGATCGGACTCTGCGAGGGGTCGATCGCCTTCGTCCGCCGCATCTGGGTCGATGGCCGCGAGTTCGACGTGAACACCGTCACGATGCGCGTCCATCACGGCCACGAAGCGCAGGATCCCGATCCGCTGATCCTCGCCAAGGAAGCGGGCGAGGCGCCGGCCTATCGCGGGCTCGCCTATGTGGTCTTCGAGCGCTTTCCGCTGGCGGATTACGGCAACCGCATCCCGCAATTCGATTTCGAGGTGGTGCGGGCGGTGGACGGGTTGGGCGCCATGATCCGTGCCGTGGCGCTGACGCCGGGTGCAGGCGAGTTCGTCTACGATACCCGCCCTGTCAGCCATGAGCCCGAGCCCGGCGTGACGGAAAGCCTGACCCGCCATCAGCTTTACGGCGGCACGGATGTCGACGCGGCGCTGGGCCATCTGGTCTCGCTCTGCCCGAACCTCAGACGCGTCTCCCTGGTCGTGACCTGGTTCGGCGACGATCTGCGTGCGGGCTCCTGCACAGTCGCGCCACGGGTCGAGATCCCACACAAGCCGACCGTCGGGGCGGAATGGTCCGTCGCAGGCTTGAGCCGCGCTGCCGCTCGCCCGGTCAGTCAGATCGAGGGCCGCCCGGCCTTCGGTGGCACGCCCTCCGACGAGAGCGTGATCGCGCTGATCCGCCGGCTGCGGTTCGACTACGGGCTGGAGGTGGTGCTCTACCCTTTCCTGATGATGGATATCCCCGCCGGCAACGACTTGCCCGACCCGGTGACAGGAGCTGTCGGTCAGCCACGCTACCCTTGGCGCGGGCGCATCACGTGCGATCCCGCGCCCGGTCGCGACGGCAGCCCGGAGGGCACGTCCGACCTGGCGGCGCAGGTTGCTGCCTTTGTCGGGACGGTCGCTCCCGTCGACATGAGCGCTGCCGGAAGCTCTGTGGCCTGCGCCAAGCCCGCGGAGTGGTCATACCGCCGACTGGTAATGCACTGCGCCATGCTGGCGCAGGCCGCTGGCGGCGTCGAAGGCTTCGTCATCGGCTCGGAACTGCTCGGCCTGACTCAATTGCGCGGTTCGAGCGGCTATCCGATGGCCGACCACCTCGTCGCGATTGCCGACGACGTCCACGCGATCCTGCCGGCGACGACGCTGACCTATGCGGCCGACTGGACCGAATACGGTGCCGATGTCCGCAACGGCGGTAACGATATCGACTTCCCGCTCGACCCGCTCTGGAGCTCGCCCGCGATTGGCGCCATTGGCATCGATTATTATCCGCCGCTTTCGGACTGGCGCGATTCGGCGACCCATGCCGATGCCGCGATTGCCGCTGGACCGGCCGACCTTGCCTATCTGCGCGGCCGCCTGACATCGGGCGAAGCCTATGACTGGTATTACGCCGACGAGGCCGGCCGCGTCGCGCAGGAGCGGCTGCCGATCGCCGATGGCGCCTATGGCAAGCCCTGGCTGTTCCGGCCGAAGGATCTGGTCGGCTGGTGGAGCAATCCGCATATCCGTCGCGCCGACGGTGTCGAGACGAGCTCTACCGCCTTCGTGCCCGGCGCCAAGCCGATCTGGTTGACCGAGATCGGCGTACCGGCGGTCGACAAGGGAGGCAACGCACCGAACGTCTTCCCGGACATGAAATCGGCGGAAGGGGGCGTTCCGCCCTTTTCGAGCGGCGCGCGTGACGATCTCGTCCAGGCTCGGGCGCTGGAAGGCATCATCTCCGGCTTCGACCCGGCCCGCGCTGGCTTCGAGGCGGTCCGCAATCCGGTCCATCCCGTCACCGGCATCCGCATGGTCGATCCGGCGCACATCTTCGTCTGGAATTGGGACGTACGGCCGTTCCCGGCTTTCCCCGATCTCGGTGGTGTCTGGGCCGACGGGGGCAATTTCGAGACTGGCCATTGGCTCAATGGTCGCCTGGAGGGAACACCGGTCGATCGTCTCGTGGCGAAGCTCATCGCCGATTTCGGCTTGCCGCCCGCCGATCGTATCGCGGTCGATGGCTTCCTCGACGGTTATGTGCTCGACCGGCCGCTTTCGGCCCGACAGGCGCTGGAGCCGCTCGCCCAGACCTTCGGTTTCGATGCGGTGATGAGTTCCGGCGCCCTGCGCTTCGAGGACCGAGGCGGCATGGTGTCTCGTCGCCTCGGCTCGGATGACCTGATCCTCGATCGAGACGGCGAGCCCTTCAGCCTCAGGCGCATGCAGGAGACGGAGCTGCCGCTCGAACTGCGGCTGGGTTTCAGCGATGGCGAGAACGGCTATCGCAACGCAGCGGCGCGCTCGCGCCGGCTTGCCGGCGCCGCCCGGCGAGAGGTGGCGGTGGAGACAGCGATCGTTACGCGTCCGGCCGAAGGGCAACGCCTTGCCGACCAGCGCCTGCAGGAGGCCTGGGCTGCGCGCGAAACGCTCGAATGCGAAATCTCGCCACGGTGCCTCGACCTCGAGCCGGGCGACGTCGTTGCCGTTCCCGTCAACGGCGCGGACCGGCTGTTTCGGATCACGCGCCTTGCCGACGGGCCGAGCAGACGTCTCTCTGCGCGCCTGGTCGAGCCTGCGATCTATCGGACAACCGGCATCAAGGGAGCGGAGCGGACGCCGCGATCGCCGCCGCCTTTGCCCGGCCGGCCGCTCGTTGCTCCCCTCGCTCTCCCCATTGCCGTAAGGCAACCGCCCGCGTTGCTCTCGCTTGCCGCCTTCGCCGCGCCCTGGCCGGGAGCATTGGCGATCTGGCGTGCAGACGAGGTCGGTCTGTTCGATCTCGCCGGTTTCGTCGAGGCGCCCTCGATCGTCGGTGAGACCTTGACGGATTTTCCGCCCGGTCCGCTTTGGCGCGGCGATCGACGGGCGGTCCTGGAAGTCAGGCTGCGCGGCGGCGTATTGTCATCCGTGCCGATCGAAAGCGCCCTGGCCGGGGCCAATGCGCTGGCTCTGATCGACGAAGCTGGCGAGATCGAACTCGTCACCGCGGCGCAGGTCGAGTTGATCGGCCCGCAGCGCTTCCGGCTTTCAGGTTTCATTCGCGGGCTCGGCGGCTCGGAGGCGGCGGCGCGGCGGCTCTTGCCGGCCGGTGCGCGGCTGGTGGTGCTCGACGGTTCGGCGGTGACGCTGACGAGCGATCTTGCCGACCTCGGCCGCAGGCTCCGCTACCGGGTCGGCCCGGCGCGGCACGATGTCGGCGATCCGACGATGGCCGAGTTCAGTACCGAGGTTGCAGGAGCGGCCCTGCTGCCGCTCGCTCCGGTTCGCGTCAAGGCGAGGCGAACGGAGGCCGGCATCGCTCTGAGCTGGCTCAGGCGCACGCGCGTCGACGGTGATTCCTGGGACCTGCTGGACGTGCCGCTCGGCGAGGAGAGCGAACGCTACGAGGTCGCGATTCTCGACGGCGAGGCGATTGCTCATAGCGCAACCGTGAACGAGTCGGGCTGGCTTTATCCGGCCGAGCGCGAGATCCTCGATTTCGGCAGCCCGCAGCTCGAAATCGCCATTTCGCTGCGCCAGCTCAGCGCGACGGTCGGTGGCGGGCATGAATGGCGTGGACGCATAGCCGTCGGCTGA
- a CDS encoding DUF2163 domain-containing protein, whose product MREILSDLTAHLDGGATTMCRCWSLTRRDGLVLGFTDHDRPLNFEGIAFAAATALEAAETTAELGFAIGGGDVAGAFAATGLNEADLSHGLYDDARLRIWLVNWAETGQRVLLDEGFVGEIRRGENGFTAEIRGFAKAFDEERGRLYLRSCSADLGDARCGVALAAAAASVAESDGRLSLSAAGLSGYADGHFTGGRLVFTTGANAGYASEVKRHGVEGGLTLFQLWQAAPAPIRPDDAFSVTPGCDKSFATCRAKFGNGVNFRGFPHMPTSDFIIGGVRPGDGALDGASLFR is encoded by the coding sequence ATGCGTGAGATCCTTTCCGACCTTACCGCCCATCTTGACGGCGGCGCGACGACCATGTGCCGCTGCTGGAGCCTGACGCGGCGCGACGGCCTCGTCCTTGGCTTCACCGATCATGACCGGCCTCTGAATTTCGAAGGCATCGCCTTTGCCGCCGCAACCGCGCTGGAAGCAGCCGAGACGACGGCCGAACTCGGCTTCGCTATCGGCGGCGGGGATGTCGCCGGTGCGTTCGCCGCGACCGGGCTGAACGAGGCCGATCTGTCGCATGGCCTCTACGATGACGCGCGCCTGCGGATCTGGCTCGTGAACTGGGCCGAGACAGGGCAGCGCGTCCTGCTCGACGAGGGGTTCGTCGGCGAGATTCGGCGCGGCGAGAACGGCTTCACGGCTGAGATTCGGGGCTTCGCCAAGGCTTTCGACGAAGAGCGTGGCCGGCTCTACCTGCGCTCCTGCTCGGCCGATCTCGGCGATGCCCGCTGCGGTGTCGCGTTAGCCGCGGCGGCGGCCAGCGTCGCAGAGAGCGACGGCCGGCTCTCCCTCTCCGCGGCCGGGTTGAGCGGTTATGCCGACGGGCATTTCACCGGCGGGCGGCTGGTTTTCACCACCGGAGCGAATGCCGGCTACGCCAGCGAGGTAAAGCGCCATGGCGTCGAGGGCGGCTTGACTCTGTTCCAGCTCTGGCAGGCGGCTCCGGCGCCGATCCGGCCCGACGATGCCTTCAGCGTGACGCCGGGCTGCGACAAGAGCTTCGCGACCTGTCGCGCGAAGTTCGGCAATGGTGTCAACTTCCGCGGCTTTCCGCACATGCCGACCTCGGACTTCATCATCGGCGGCGTTCGGCCCGGCGACGGCGCGCTCGATGGCGCGAGCCTGTTTCGATGA
- a CDS encoding NlpC/P60 family protein yields the protein MKRTEIVTAAREWLGTPYHHRASLSGVGCDCLGLVRGLWRELCGPEPELPPPYSPNWAESLGQETLALAALRHLVPVALAQVRPGDVLLFRWREHLPAKHCAVLSAPDRIIHAHDGAAVAEVAFTGWWRRHLSHAFSFPGATD from the coding sequence ATGAAGCGCACGGAGATCGTTACGGCCGCGCGCGAGTGGCTCGGTACGCCCTACCATCACCGGGCCTCGCTGAGTGGCGTCGGCTGCGACTGCCTCGGCCTTGTGAGAGGGCTGTGGCGCGAGCTTTGTGGGCCCGAGCCGGAGCTCCCGCCGCCCTATTCGCCCAACTGGGCCGAAAGCCTGGGGCAGGAGACGCTGGCGCTCGCGGCCTTGCGTCATCTCGTACCGGTCGCTCTGGCGCAGGTCCGGCCGGGCGACGTGCTGCTTTTCCGCTGGCGCGAGCATCTTCCGGCGAAGCACTGCGCCGTGCTGAGCGCGCCCGACCGCATCATCCATGCTCATGACGGTGCCGCGGTCGCGGAGGTCGCCTTCACCGGCTGGTGGCGTCGCCATCTCAGCCATGCCTTTTCCTTCCCTGGAGCAACCGACTGA